Proteins from one Malaya genurostris strain Urasoe2022 chromosome 2, Malgen_1.1, whole genome shotgun sequence genomic window:
- the LOC131431184 gene encoding growth hormone-regulated TBC protein 1-A gives MAVSKFSDVDEYGFKREPDFDYQSYENIMSSYYTVLTTRSIRWQKFAKETDILTNPRKLKRFVRKGIPGPLREEVWMKSSGAFRLQQKEPTLYETLLRYEFDQEISDQIKIDLPRTFPDNIHFEQYKLGLYNVLITYAHHNKAVGYCQGLNYIAGLILIITKNEESTFWLLKVLVENIVPLYHTKKMDNLITDIDVLSELIRIRIPDVHKHIADLGLPWPVIATKWLICLYAEVVPTETALRIWDCVFLEGNKILLRVGICIVISLKREILATDDISTLIGLFRALEKNTTLMDCHTFMKNVFTVPGNLKRSQIDALRRQLYEQRKASRRKGS, from the exons ATGGCGGTATCAAAATTCAG TGACGTAGACGAGTACGGCTTCAAGCGTGAACCCGACTTCGACTACCAATCGTACGAAAATATTATGTCCAGTTACTACACGGTGCTCACAACTCGAAGCATTAGGTGGCAGAAGTTCGCCAAAGAGACCGACATCCTGACGAATCCCCGCAAACTGAAACGATTCGTTCGGAAAGGTATTCCGGGTCCGTTGAGAGAAGAGGTCTGGATGAAATCGTCCGGAGCCTTCCGGCTGCAGCAAAAGGAACCGACCCTCTATGAAACCCTACTGCGGTACGAGTTCGATCAGGAAATAT CCGATCAAATAAAAATTGACCTGCCGCGAACATTCCCGGACAATATCCATTTTGAACAGTACAAGCTGGGCCTGTACAACGTGCTCATAACGTACGCACATCACAACAAAGCGGTCGGCTACTGCCAGGGACTGAATTATATAGCCG GTCTAATATTAATTATTACCAAGAACGAGGAATCAACGTTCTGGCTGCTCAAAGTACTGGTAGAGAACATCGTCCCACTCTATCATACAAAGAAGATGGATAACTTAATCACGGATATCGATGTGCTTAGCGAATTAATTAGAATACGGATACCTGATGTGCATAAACATATAGCCGATTTAG GTCTACCCTGGCCTGTGATAGCCACCAAGTGGCTAATCTGTCTGTACGCGGAGGTAGTTCCAACGGAAACAGCCCTTCGAATATGGGATTGCGTATTTCTCGAAGGTAACAAAATTCTCCTACGAGTCGGTATTTGCATCGTGATcagtttgaaacgggaaatacTTGCGACGGACGATATTTCTACGTTGATTGGCCTGTTCCGGGCACTGGAAAAGAACACCACCCTGATGGACTGCCATACGTTCATGAAAAATGTGTTCACGGTTCCCGGGAACCTGAAACGATCCCAAATCGACGCCCTTCGGCGGCAGCTGTACGAACAAAGAAAGGCTAGCAGACGGAAAGGTTCCTAG